The following coding sequences lie in one Opisthocomus hoazin isolate bOpiHoa1 chromosome 7, bOpiHoa1.hap1, whole genome shotgun sequence genomic window:
- the GNPNAT1 gene encoding glucosamine 6-phosphate N-acetyltransferase, whose product MMPVGTVMPDDTPMFDPNILHELDWSENTTTFSPAISPLDPGDGLVLRPLCTADVNRGFFKVLGQLTETGVATPEQFIKTFEHMKRSGDYYVTVVEDTTLGQIVATATLVIEHKFTHSCAKRGRIEDVVVSRECRGKQLGKLLTSTLTLLSKRLNCYKITLECLPKNVDFYKKFGYSVSEENYMFQRFFN is encoded by the exons ATGATGCCTGTTGGAACCGTGATGCCTGACGACACACCGATGTTTGACCCAAATATTCTGCATGAACTTGACTGGAGCGAGAACACGACGACTTTTTCTCCTGCTATTTCTCCTTTAGATCCAGGAGATGGCCTAGTTTTGAGACCGCTTTGCACAGCTGATGTAAATCGAG GCTTTTTTAAGGTCCTGGGCCAGCTGACTGAAACTGGAGTTGCAACCCCAGAGCAGTTTATCA AAACCTTCGAGCACATGAAGAGATCTGGAGATTACTACGTCACTGTTGTGGAAGACACAACTCTCGGACAGATTGTTGCTACGGCAACGCTGGTGATAGAACATAAATTCACTCACTCCTGTGCAAAG AGAGGAAGGATAGAAGACGTCGTAGTAAGCAGAgagtgcagagggaagcagcttgGTAAACT acTAACGTCCACCCTGACGTTGCTAAGTAAGAGACTGAACTGTTATAAAATTACACTGGAGTGTCTGCCAAAAAATGTGGATTTCTACAAGAAGTTTGGCTATTCGGTATCTGAAGAAAACTACATGTTTCAACGGTTCTTTAATTAA